The nucleotide window GAAAATAAGAACACTAGCCTCTATTGGTTAGAGTGGGCGCACGTAGACACCAAGCGCATCAAGATATATCCCACTGCGCGCAAAGAACCCAACGATGCTACTATTCTTCTGCACGGCTATGGTGAAAGGGGTTCCCTTCGCTTCTCCGAAAGGCCCGTACGTCTTCACATTCGTGATAAATTTCAAGGAAGTTATTATGTTGTGTCGGTCTTTGTCATAAATGCCGAATGTTCCAGAAACTTCCTTCACAAACTCAGAAGCGCCGagcacaaactgcattggaacgaAAAAGAGAAGTACGATTAGTGGCTTATATATGCAAGTGCGAAAATTCCATAAATATTTCTTCGGGGTCCACTGACCGTGTTTTGATTTCCTCCCGAACCTCCCCATGGTCCAGCATTGTGCTTCTGTCCAGTCTGGTCAACATAAGAAAATTTGATTGAATCAATAATTGAGCCGCTGCTAACAGTGATGCTCTCTAGTCGCCTTGGTACTGCCTCTAAAATGTCTTTATCACCCCCTCCATTTCCACCCCATGGTCCAAGCTTTGTGAGAAGGCTCTACATGATATAATGATTATATGATGTTTTGTTTAAATAAAAGGATCAATTAATGTGGGCAAAAATTGATAGCTATATCTTGAAATAAATACGTGCGGTATTCAGCAAACCTCTGATTTCAACACGGGGCAAAACCCATGGATAGTGAGTTCTATGATGTTACCGTCGCTCCTTTGTTCATGGAACTTTTTGTGGATGACACCGTTTGCCATTGCAAACTGTCCCGTCCCACCAACAATAGCCCACTCGCCTTCTTCAACAGATATCCCCATCACTTGAAGCGTTGACCCCTTAAACCTGTACAATGTTCATATATTGTTAGTACATGTATCATGCACCCAAATAGACTGTAATAGGGTACTTCCTAATAATAGAATCAGATGTAATCTAACTATAATGTATATGAAAATGTGTCACTTGACAAAGATATATAACCGTGTTTTCTAATTTTGCGACAACTAATGTATATATAACCATGTGTTTGTGTGTGTACGCACCTTTCAATCTCAAAGGTTATGCTGAAAGTATTCTCCCAGTTACCAGCATAGATATGCAGGCCTTGCGCACGCGCAACGACAGTGGCGCCAGGGCTAGGGCCATCACATATCGACCAGTTGTTAACAACAGTCGAACCCAAACCAGTAGTGGCATTGGAGTCTATTATAACTGACTGATTTTGGTTTGAACCGAGGGGCGTGTGGAAAAGGTACAGGTTGCTGAAGTTGAGCTCAGTGATCTCTACAAACGCGGCGGAGGGAGTTATCTGGAAATTGGCCATGGTGACTGGTGAGTTGGGCGGGGCTCTGGCTCAAGAGATGATGTAGGCTTATGAGATGCTAGTATTGCTGTGTGTGATAACAGGAAGGTTGGGAGTGTTATTTATAGATAGCCAGGGCCAATGCAAGCGTGTCTAGGCTTAGATGGAGCGCCACATCCCACGTGttttgtgcttgtgaggatcagCCATGTGTACCATGAACACGCTAGGATACGTACAAGGGGAGAACTGTTGGTGCTGACTCACCGTTGTGCATCACGAGCAAGGGAATCACTCGTTTTTAGATATGATGACAGTAAGAAATAAACGCTCGTACGGGTAACTCATACTGTACCTTAGATTTTGGTGTGGTGCGCTTCATTGAAGTGGCGGAGCTTGGTGGGTGTCAGCCTAGGCCATGCCCCCCTGGGCTCAAAGGAAACAAGCCTATATCCATTCATGTTAGGTCTATTTTTCGCTACAAATCAGTTAAAAGTAATGAGGTCTGCCACCCCTCCCATGTTTTTGGCTCAAGCTCTGCCATTGTTAAATAGCGATGACGGTCAAGCCAAGCAACCAGTTGTGTCAACACGACCGACAGAGTGGGTTTCCCGCCGACGTGACTGTCTAATGCTGGCATGAGGACGGAGGGCAGCCCATATGTATGTTGTAGTTAGTCATGTTGTTGTCAGGTCCAGTCATGACTGTTTGGCATTGAACGGGCGTGGAGACCAGGATGCGGCATGGGGGGCGCTCTCAGCCGGCGCACCGCTTCAATGTTGGCTGTACTGAGAGGCCCCTCCTTCTCTAGGTTGGCATGAATGTGGCAGAGAGAGCTGAGATGCGTTGGCACATGAGATGTTTTTGGGTGGACCCAAGGTGTCCGATGCTTACGTGGCTGCGGTCTGGATGCCCACAAAGCCTTTTGGTTTGCATTCAGTTTTGTAGGAAAACGGACAATCGCACTCGTGTACGGACAGATGTGATACCATGTTGGATCGCAAAGTGCGTCGAGACCGCCCGGGCTGGACGCTTGTGGGCGGTTTGAGAGTCCATGTTGTAGATACCTTTATTGTGCAATGGTCCTTATATGCATATTTTTAGTAGTACTTTGGTATATAAGATTTAGTTTCGAAAGTCTACATGGTAAGTTGTGGAATCATATGGAATGGACCATGCAATAAAGAGCTGAAAATGATTACTACATGTCCAAGACAAATAGGGTCGTGCATCAGACATTcccttcactagtagaaaatagggcttcAGACCAAGgaggaaatcccattagtcccggttcgtggggccagggcgccggccggacatcatgggccattggtcctggttcgtgtcACCCCGTTGGTCCCGGTTtcatacacgaaccgggaccaataggccggcaaccgttcgtatcccctttcgtcccggttggtggttcaaaccgggactaagtggtggtggcaaccgttcgtctcACCCCTAGGACGAATTTTCCGCGGCGTTctatgatccaaggttatgaaaattgcatatagtgatctctctaggttccattggatagcaatatgcacttTCTATAtaagttccattggatagttaattgagggtttcttgcatTGGCCATAGTTAGttctagtgaaacaattttccttatTGCATATTTGCacaaccgtgggagaatatatatacatgtcatagttaatttacggtttcttaatcaattcataggatatgaaaattgcataggatagcaatatgtttcaTTTGAATCCTAAAAATAAATTTCTGTTGTAGTGAAACTACACCGTCGCCGCCGACATGGACGAGATCACCATGAGCGACTCCGTCGCCGCCACGTCGCACCCGGAGTTCGGCGCGCAAGTTCAAACAATGGATACCACCGCGACATCAACGACGAAGTCGACGATgccgaggagggggaggggaggacgagGCAGTGGAGGTGGAACCGGAACCAGTGCCGCAAAAGAAGGGGAGGAAGAGAAAACGGGCAGCAAACGCCAAGCCGGCCGAACCCCGCGTCAAGTGGACGTCCAAGGAAGACGAGTGCCTTGCCGAAGCGTGGAAGACTGTCAACACCGATCCGATCACCGGCGCGAACCAGAACAGCGAGACATACTGAGGGAGAATCAAAACTACGTTTGATGAACGCAATTTGGCCGACCCCGACTTCGCAAACATCCACATGGACCGCGACAAGAAGGCCATGGCGAATCGCTCGTCGACGATCCAAACGTCCTGCAACCACGTGGCATGGAATCGTGGAGGAGGTCGCAGCTCGCCCGGAAAGCGGCGCCAACGTCTGGGATCAGGTATGCCCACATTTGGCCGGCCCTAGTTCCTCACGTCGTCGCATGCTCTACCGACATGTTTTGTCCGCCGTCTTGTGCAAATGCTTGGGATGTTTGCCATGTACCGCGCCAACAACGAGGACCAAGAGTTCAGGTTCCTTCACGAGTTCTCCAGGATCGACTCGTGCGAGAAGTGGAGGAAGGTTCGGATCGCCCTCAACAAGGCCGAGGAGACCTATAACCCGAACGCACCTGCCCCGGCTGCGGCAGAAGGGCGCCAGATGGCACCAAAAAGGCAAGGGCGGCGAGAGACGCGGTGCCCGCTGCCCAGCGGCTCCACGCTTCGATCGAGCAATGCATCGCCGACGTCAAGAGCAACGCTACTAGGAGGGAGGAGAAATCCGACTCGCGGTGGTCGGCGATGATGATCAACGTCGCTGGAAAAAAGAGGAACACCGACCTAGAGTTTATGATGAGGGTAGACACGTCGACGATAGATGACAAGGTGAAGGTGTGGTACATAGTACTGCACGACCTCATCTTGAACCAGATGACAGCGCCCATGGCAACCATGACGGCGACCGCAACCACAACCATaacggcaacaacaaccacaaacgcaacgacgaccacgacgatggcGGCCAGCCACACAGAGGGCACGCCAACCGCGAGCCCGACTACGCTGACGACGGACAGCCCTGGGGCGCCGATGATGAGCCCGTATACGCCTGTGGAGGATCCGCACCCCGCCGAGTTGGCTGTCTGAGCCGTTTTTATCCTTTCCTTTCGACCGTCGAACTATTGGTGTGTTTGATCGCCGAACTATGACACTGATCGCCGAATTCGCGGCATGTTTTTGGACAGCGGGAAATAGGAATTTTAAAAACGTTGGCATCTGGGTGCCGAAACCTGGTGGCGCGGCAGAAAACTCGCTCGCTCCCAGGCTAAGAATAGTGCCAACGAAATATCAGAAAGGCTATCGCTAGGGCGGACTGGGAGCCAAATGGCTCGAGATGCTCTTACTACATGAGTTGCTATAAATTGCTAAAGTTAGAATGATTTGCTGATCTCGGCACCGTTTACATGCATATGTCACTTTATAGTGTATCCAGATTACATGACCCTTGTTTGTAATGCTACGCAGAAGGCCTGAGCTGATGTGATAGCTTGTAATCACTGATGGATTTCATAATAGAATTTTAACTTAATTACTGATGATAAGATGAAATTAATCTTCAACCAAGCAAAAAAATTCGGTTACATATACTTGGATCGACATTGTAGCTTTTAGTAGTTTATCTTGCGACTGTGCATCCATGTCGGTACCAGAAAGATCAAGCATGTGATGTTCACCGTGCATGCATGTTCACGAGCAAGTAGTAGTTAAGCTCTCGGCTGGATTACTCAACTAGCTTGATAAGAATATACGAATATGCATGTCAAACATTCAACTTGTGAATATTCTTTTAAGAAAAGGAGGAATACCCCGTCCTCTTTATCAAATCGATGCATATAACTGTTTATTATATTATTGCACATAACCCAATTAAACAACTACATGGATCAATTCCAAGCAACCTGCATAGCAACACTGTGGCTACACCTACCATCTTAATAATGTGCCCAACCATATATCAACACGTCTATTCCGATGGCCTCAACAAACCACGCATCTGAAATGACTGACCGACCTTTTTAAGCCGAAAGCTCAGCCGGTTGTGTCACCAATGTGGCGACATCGGCTGAGAGCGCAGTTGCCGATAGCTCAGTGGCTGCCGTAGCCTAGATCGACAGATTTCGTATGCACAGATCATGGTGGACTCCTGTAGCCCCATCCTGCACTCTATCTCTGAAGAGTTGGTGgaggcgaaggccgagatgcttgcgTATGACGCGGCCATGAAGGCCAAGAAGCAGAGGTAGAGGATGTCGGGAAAGTTGACTTTGTTGGCTTTTGaatgtgcgtatgcagctgtacaggcgtgcctacgcgattcttgctttggCCGGCtatttgacggaacttgcgtaactagcgacacgaataaaactgatcgatggattagatggctaaaggcccgtgtcgagcctttgttttgtattgcttttcgtttttctggtgttacaatcaacacccctagggtgtcttttatacacgtccacaagggactatgaaaatagacta belongs to Hordeum vulgare subsp. vulgare unplaced genomic scaffold, MorexV3_pseudomolecules_assembly, whole genome shotgun sequence and includes:
- the LOC123418459 gene encoding mannose/glucose-specific lectin-like; this translates as MANFQITPSAAFVEITELNFSNLYLFHTPLGSNQNQSVIIDSNATTGLGSTVVNNWSICDGPSPGATVVARAQGLHIYAGNWENTFSITFEIERFKGSTLQVMGISVEEGEWAIVGGTGQFAMANGVIHKKFHEQRSDGNIIELTIHGFCPVLKSESLLTKLGPWGGNGGGDKDILEAVPRRLESITVSSGSIIDSIKFSYVDQTGQKHNAGPWGGSGGNQNTFVLGASEFVKEVSGTFGIYDKDRHNIITSLKFITNVKTYGPFGEAKGTPFTIAVQKNSSIVGFFARSGIYLDALGVYVRPL